One Proteinivorax tanatarense DNA segment encodes these proteins:
- a CDS encoding ABC transporter ATP-binding protein, with the protein MAKSKELLKVNDLSIQYVTEDGTVKAVDSMTFEIGVGETLGIVGETGAGKTTTALGIMRLVPNPPGKIVSGEIVFEGENLLGKSEEQMRKIRGKKISMIFQDPMTSLNPVMTTGEQIAEVIKLHEDVTNKQADEKAKKMLETVGIPPERSGDYPHQFSGGMRQRIVIAIALACNPKLLIADEPTTALDVTIQAQVMKLMKNLKEEFETSMILITHDLGVVADICDKVAIIYTGYVVEYTTKENLYTEPLHPYTQGLFGSIPSIDDDEERLNPIKGLMPEPTEMPDGCPFHPRCPKAMPICSKELPKRIEAREGHFVNCHLYNKKDK; encoded by the coding sequence ATGGCTAAATCTAAAGAACTATTGAAAGTTAATGACCTATCTATTCAATATGTAACTGAAGACGGTACGGTAAAAGCTGTTGATAGTATGACTTTTGAAATAGGAGTAGGAGAGACTTTAGGTATTGTAGGAGAGACAGGAGCGGGCAAGACCACTACGGCTTTAGGTATTATGCGTCTTGTGCCAAATCCTCCAGGAAAAATCGTAAGTGGAGAAATAGTTTTTGAGGGGGAGAACCTTTTAGGTAAAAGCGAAGAACAGATGAGGAAAATTCGTGGAAAGAAAATTTCGATGATCTTCCAAGACCCTATGACTTCGCTAAACCCAGTTATGACCACAGGGGAGCAAATAGCAGAGGTGATAAAGTTACACGAAGATGTAACTAATAAACAAGCCGACGAAAAAGCAAAAAAAATGCTAGAAACTGTTGGAATTCCTCCAGAAAGAAGCGGGGATTATCCGCACCAATTTAGTGGGGGTATGAGGCAGAGGATTGTTATCGCCATTGCGTTAGCCTGTAATCCCAAGCTTCTTATTGCCGACGAGCCAACCACCGCTTTGGACGTAACAATTCAGGCTCAGGTTATGAAGCTTATGAAAAATCTAAAAGAAGAATTTGAAACATCAATGATTCTAATTACCCATGACTTAGGTGTAGTTGCTGACATTTGTGATAAAGTAGCAATTATTTATACTGGATATGTTGTGGAATATACCACAAAAGAGAATCTTTATACAGAACCGTTACACCCTTATACACAAGGATTATTTGGTTCTATCCCTAGTATAGATGATGACGAAGAAAGATTAAATCCTATAAAAGGTCTGATGCCAGAACCTACGGAGATGCCAGATGGATGTCCTTTCCACCCGAGATGTCCGAAAGCAATGCCTATTTGCTCTAAAGAACTTCCTAAGCGTATAGAAGCAAGAGAAGGGCATTTTGTAAATTGTCACTTATACAACAAAAAGGATAAGTAA
- the nikB gene encoding nickel ABC transporter permease → MYRYIIRRILLLIPVLIGVSFIVFSLMYITPGCPAAITLGEQATSREIEQLRAQMGLNDPFLLQYWRFISDIIIRQDFGRSYATNAPVLDEILSRFPTTLTLAATGVLVAVVIGIPVGIISATKQYSLFDNVAMVFALIGVSMPNFWQGLLLILIFAVGLGVLPSSGYSTPMHMILPAITIGTSSAAMITRMTRSSMLEVIKQDYIRTARAKGQKESVVIYKHALKNALIPIVTVVGLQFGYLLGGAVLTERVFSINGLGGVMIASISTRDYPLVQGAVLFIAFTFCIINLLVDILYAYIDPRIKSQYK, encoded by the coding sequence TTGTATAGATATATAATCCGACGAATACTGCTTCTTATTCCTGTCTTAATAGGGGTTTCATTTATAGTGTTTTCTTTGATGTATATTACCCCTGGATGTCCAGCGGCTATCACTTTGGGAGAACAGGCTACATCTAGAGAGATAGAACAGCTAAGGGCTCAAATGGGTTTAAATGATCCTTTTTTATTACAGTATTGGAGATTTATTTCTGATATAATAATTCGTCAAGATTTTGGCAGGTCATATGCCACCAATGCTCCTGTGTTAGATGAAATATTAAGCAGATTTCCAACCACACTGACATTAGCTGCAACTGGAGTTTTAGTAGCTGTAGTTATAGGAATACCAGTGGGAATAATATCCGCTACCAAACAATACTCCCTGTTTGATAACGTGGCTATGGTTTTTGCGTTAATAGGGGTTTCTATGCCTAATTTTTGGCAAGGACTGTTGTTAATCTTAATTTTTGCAGTAGGTTTAGGGGTGCTACCTTCTTCCGGCTACTCCACGCCTATGCACATGATATTACCGGCAATCACCATCGGGACAAGTTCCGCAGCAATGATAACAAGGATGACCCGATCTAGTATGCTAGAGGTGATTAAGCAAGATTATATTAGAACCGCTAGAGCTAAAGGGCAAAAGGAATCGGTGGTAATCTACAAGCATGCTTTAAAAAATGCTTTGATTCCTATAGTGACCGTTGTAGGTCTACAGTTTGGATATTTATTAGGGGGCGCTGTGTTAACAGAAAGAGTGTTTAGCATTAACGGTTTAGGTGGAGTAATGATAGCATCTATAAGCACCAGAGACTATCCATTAGTTCAGGGAGCAGTTTTATTTATTGCCTTTACTTTTTGCATTATCAATTTATTGGTAGACATCTTATATGCTTATATTGACCCTCGCATTAAGAGTCAATATAAATAA
- a CDS encoding glutathione ABC transporter substrate-binding protein — MKKKMILFLCFLLVMPAALIGCDEAGGQIDNLVVAQGSDADSLDPHATNDQPSSRVKKQIYETLITQDENMELQPGLAESWEQIDELTFEFKLKEGVLFHNGEELKASDVEFTLLRALESAHVGHIVGAIDPDGIEVIDDYTIRIATSEPFAPLLAHLAHTATSILNEKAVTEAGEDYFRNPVGTGPYKFSSWEMGNEIELVRFDDYHGEPAHIPMITFRNIQEDGNRTIELETGEVHIAYDILPQDINRIEEHENLTLLRDLNFSTVYLGFNCEKEPFDDVRVRQAINYAIDVESIIDAVMEGSGEVATGPIGPEVWAANMDLDPYGYDVEKAKELLADAGYEDGFSTTLWTNDNQLRQDIATIVEEQLLEVGIEIDIEVLEFGAYLEATADGEHDMFILGWVTVTGDPDYGLYSLFHSEEFGEAGNRTFYANDRVDELLDKARRSAEPDVREAAYMEAQEIIRDEAPWLFLNTGEDRTGLRSDIRGFVNHPAGHHALWTVYVEEDE; from the coding sequence GTGAAAAAAAAGATGATTTTATTTTTGTGCTTTTTGTTAGTTATGCCAGCAGCGTTAATAGGTTGTGACGAAGCTGGAGGTCAAATTGACAATCTTGTAGTTGCACAAGGATCTGATGCCGATTCGCTAGATCCACATGCTACAAATGACCAGCCTTCCTCTCGAGTAAAAAAGCAGATTTATGAAACTTTAATTACTCAAGATGAAAACATGGAGTTGCAACCAGGACTTGCTGAAAGTTGGGAACAAATCGATGAATTAACTTTTGAATTTAAATTAAAAGAAGGGGTACTTTTTCACAACGGCGAAGAGCTAAAGGCTTCAGACGTAGAATTTACTTTGTTACGGGCGTTAGAGTCTGCTCATGTTGGCCATATAGTTGGTGCTATTGATCCAGATGGTATTGAGGTTATAGATGACTACACTATTAGAATCGCTACTAGTGAGCCATTTGCTCCGCTATTAGCTCATTTAGCTCATACTGCAACTTCTATATTAAACGAAAAAGCGGTTACCGAAGCTGGGGAAGACTATTTTAGAAATCCAGTTGGAACAGGACCATACAAGTTTTCCAGTTGGGAAATGGGAAATGAGATTGAACTGGTGAGATTTGATGACTACCATGGGGAACCAGCTCATATACCTATGATTACCTTTAGAAATATTCAAGAGGATGGAAATAGAACTATAGAATTAGAAACCGGGGAAGTTCATATAGCTTATGATATCTTACCTCAAGATATTAACAGAATAGAAGAACATGAAAATTTGACACTACTTAGGGATCTTAACTTTTCTACAGTTTATTTAGGATTTAACTGTGAAAAGGAACCCTTCGATGACGTTAGGGTAAGACAGGCAATTAACTATGCGATAGATGTAGAATCCATTATAGATGCTGTAATGGAAGGATCTGGGGAGGTTGCTACAGGTCCAATTGGTCCAGAGGTATGGGCAGCTAATATGGACTTAGATCCTTATGGATATGATGTAGAAAAAGCAAAGGAACTGTTAGCTGATGCAGGGTATGAAGATGGCTTTAGCACAACTTTATGGACGAATGATAATCAACTAAGGCAGGATATAGCAACTATAGTTGAAGAGCAGCTGTTGGAAGTTGGAATCGAAATTGATATAGAGGTTCTAGAGTTTGGAGCGTACTTGGAAGCCACAGCCGATGGAGAGCATGATATGTTTATCCTTGGCTGGGTGACGGTTACAGGAGATCCAGACTATGGTTTATATTCCCTATTCCACTCTGAAGAGTTTGGAGAAGCAGGTAATAGAACTTTTTATGCCAATGACAGAGTTGATGAACTTCTAGATAAAGCACGGCGCTCAGCTGAGCCAGATGTTAGAGAAGCTGCTTATATGGAAGCGCAAGAAATAATTAGAGACGAAGCTCCCTGGCTGTTCTTAAATACCGGAGAAGATAGAACAGGCTTGCGAAGCGACATAAGAGGTTTTGTAAATCATCCTGCAGGCCACCATGCTCTTTGGACAGTTTATGTAGAAGAGGACGAATAG
- a CDS encoding ABC transporter permease translates to MAQKPEIKEPQSETEVKAKPKAKKRSQWGEVWKRLRKNKAAIVGMIIIGVLVFTAIFAPYIAPYHYDDQNPEVRRQGPSADHIFGTDHFGRDVFSRVVYGSRISIQVGFVAVGVAMVVGGMLGAIAGYYSGKIDNVIMRIMDVFMAIPGILLAIAIAAALGPGLVNVMIAVGIGSVPRYARIVRASVLSIRDQEFVEAARATGANDLRIIVKYILPNCMAPIIVQGTLGVAEAILSAAGLSFIGLGIELPRPEWGAMLSEAQDYIRTDWHMSVFPGLAIMITIFGLNLLGDGLRDALDPRLKG, encoded by the coding sequence ATGGCACAAAAACCAGAAATTAAGGAACCTCAATCAGAGACGGAAGTAAAGGCAAAACCAAAAGCAAAAAAAAGAAGCCAATGGGGTGAGGTTTGGAAACGTTTAAGAAAAAATAAAGCGGCGATAGTGGGAATGATTATAATAGGAGTTCTTGTTTTTACCGCTATATTTGCACCATATATTGCTCCTTATCACTATGACGATCAAAACCCAGAAGTGAGAAGACAAGGACCCAGCGCAGATCATATATTTGGCACAGATCACTTTGGCCGTGATGTCTTTAGTAGGGTTGTGTACGGATCCAGGATTTCTATTCAAGTAGGTTTTGTAGCTGTTGGTGTAGCCATGGTAGTAGGTGGTATGCTAGGAGCTATAGCTGGATATTATAGTGGCAAAATAGATAATGTGATTATGAGGATAATGGACGTTTTTATGGCTATACCAGGTATATTACTTGCTATTGCAATTGCAGCTGCTCTTGGACCAGGACTGGTAAATGTTATGATCGCTGTAGGTATTGGTTCTGTGCCTCGTTACGCAAGGATTGTAAGAGCTTCTGTTCTTTCAATTAGAGACCAAGAGTTTGTAGAGGCGGCTAGAGCCACAGGAGCCAATGATCTTAGAATAATTGTTAAATATATTCTGCCAAACTGTATGGCTCCAATCATTGTTCAAGGTACCCTTGGTGTAGCAGAGGCAATTCTATCTGCAGCTGGTCTAAGTTTTATAGGACTAGGTATCGAGCTTCCAAGACCAGAATGGGGTGCTATGCTATCTGAAGCCCAAGACTATATTAGAACTGACTGGCATATGTCTGTGTTCCCTGGACTTGCTATTATGATAACTATATTCGGACTTAACTTACTAGGTGACGGATTAAGAGATGCTCTAGATCCTAGGTTAAAAGGATAA
- a CDS encoding ABC transporter permease — MSTQINPDKGKTNINGKPKKKRGQWYEVWKRLSKNKAAIVGAIIIGALIFTAIFAPLIAPQHYRTQDLENRQQPPSREHIFGTDNFGRCIFSRVVYGSRISIQVGFVAVGFAIVVGGLLGAISGYYSGHVDNVIMRLMDILLAIPGILLAIAIAAALGPGLVNVMIAVGIGSVPRYARIVRASVLSLRDQEFVEAARAVGANDLRIIIKHILPNCLAPIIVQGTLGVAEAILSAAGLSFLGLGIELPKPEWGAMLSEARHYIRDSWHMSIFPGLAIMVTIFGLNLLGDGLRDALDPRLKG, encoded by the coding sequence ATGAGCACGCAGATAAACCCAGACAAGGGCAAAACCAATATAAATGGTAAGCCTAAAAAAAAGAGGGGTCAATGGTATGAGGTGTGGAAGCGTTTGAGTAAAAACAAGGCAGCAATAGTAGGAGCAATAATTATTGGGGCCCTTATTTTTACGGCTATTTTTGCCCCTCTTATAGCTCCTCAGCACTATCGAACTCAGGACTTAGAAAATCGTCAACAACCACCTAGCCGCGAACATATTTTTGGCACAGACAACTTTGGTCGATGCATATTTAGTAGAGTTGTTTATGGAAGTAGAATTTCCATACAAGTTGGCTTTGTGGCAGTTGGGTTTGCTATAGTAGTAGGCGGACTGTTAGGAGCTATCTCTGGCTATTATAGCGGTCATGTGGATAACGTTATAATGAGGCTTATGGATATTTTATTAGCCATACCAGGGATTTTGTTAGCTATAGCTATAGCTGCGGCTTTAGGGCCAGGCTTGGTTAATGTAATGATTGCTGTGGGTATAGGGTCAGTTCCTCGCTATGCACGAATTGTTAGAGCATCTGTTCTTTCTTTAAGAGACCAAGAATTTGTTGAAGCGGCAAGGGCCGTGGGAGCAAATGATCTAAGAATAATAATAAAGCACATTTTGCCTAATTGTTTAGCACCAATAATTGTACAAGGCACCCTTGGTGTAGCAGAAGCTATACTTTCCGCAGCAGGGCTAAGCTTTTTAGGGCTTGGAATCGAATTGCCAAAGCCGGAGTGGGGAGCTATGCTTTCTGAAGCACGTCACTACATTAGAGATAGCTGGCATATGTCTATTTTCCCAGGACTAGCAATAATGGTAACGATATTTGGCCTAAACTTATTAGGAGATGGTTTGCGAGATGCTTTAGACCCTAGATTAAAGGGGTAG
- a CDS encoding S9 family peptidase: protein MKNIQIDDFAKFKLLSDVQFSPNGKYACFVVHQGNVEDNSYKSNLWVYKVEDNSCFQLTTFDKEGSFIWLDDSEHVLFAGLRDEKDKKKQKEGEELTVFYRIGIYGGEAQEAFRLPFSVTSIKEVNNNQFLFTANINSNFPVLGSLQGEEKEKELKRRKKERDYQVIDEIPYWFNGEGFTNGNRNRLFSYNIATGQWEPITKEKMQVEKVRFNNDKSKAIVIGSFFESKMEMTNTIYILNTQSLSLKRISPEKEFTYADAHFIQNNKLLCLGSDMKRYGINENSRFYLMEADSGKKQLLTPDFDCSTWNSVGSDCRRGGGEQVKLDGEHLYFITTEDDSSYINRIDVTGKIQKITREKGSVDSYDVKGGKIIFSGLRKLKLQELYLLQKDKEKQITSFNDWVQKERKISSLEPLTVKTPAGKAVDGWVMKPTNIEKDKKYPAILNIHGGPKTVYGEVFYHEMQYWAGQGYYVFFCNPRGSDGKGNSFADIRGKYGTIDFDDLMAFTDVVFKKYDGIDKERVGVTGGSYGGFMTNWIIGHTDRFKAAVSQRSISNWISMGYTTDIGYFFEEDQMAATPWDNIEKVWFHSPLKYANKVNTPTLFIHSDEDYRCWTPEALQMFTALKYHGVESRLCLFKGENHELSRGGRPQQRVKRLTEITQWFDKYLK, encoded by the coding sequence TTGAAAAATATACAAATCGATGATTTTGCTAAGTTTAAGCTTTTATCTGATGTTCAATTTAGCCCTAATGGAAAGTATGCTTGTTTTGTAGTGCACCAAGGAAATGTAGAGGATAATAGCTATAAATCTAATTTATGGGTTTATAAAGTGGAAGATAACAGCTGTTTTCAACTTACAACCTTTGATAAAGAAGGAAGCTTTATTTGGTTGGATGACAGTGAGCATGTTCTTTTTGCTGGTCTAAGAGATGAAAAGGATAAGAAAAAGCAAAAAGAAGGAGAAGAGTTAACGGTCTTTTACAGGATAGGTATTTACGGTGGAGAGGCCCAAGAAGCGTTTCGGCTACCTTTTTCAGTAACTAGTATAAAGGAAGTTAATAATAATCAGTTCTTATTTACTGCTAATATAAATAGTAATTTTCCTGTTTTAGGCTCCTTGCAAGGTGAGGAAAAAGAAAAGGAGCTAAAAAGAAGAAAAAAAGAGCGGGATTATCAAGTTATAGATGAAATCCCTTATTGGTTTAATGGAGAGGGTTTTACAAATGGTAATAGAAATAGGCTATTTTCTTACAACATAGCCACTGGACAATGGGAACCAATAACAAAAGAAAAAATGCAGGTGGAAAAAGTTAGATTTAACAACGACAAAAGTAAAGCTATAGTTATAGGCAGTTTTTTTGAAAGTAAAATGGAAATGACAAACACAATTTATATCTTAAATACCCAGAGCTTATCCTTAAAGAGAATATCGCCAGAGAAAGAATTTACTTATGCTGATGCCCACTTTATTCAAAATAATAAGTTGCTATGCCTAGGTAGTGACATGAAAAGATATGGCATTAACGAAAATAGCAGATTCTACTTGATGGAAGCTGATAGCGGCAAAAAGCAGCTTTTAACCCCAGATTTTGATTGCAGTACATGGAACTCTGTGGGTTCTGATTGTAGAAGGGGCGGCGGAGAACAAGTAAAGTTGGATGGAGAACATTTATACTTTATAACTACAGAAGATGATAGCTCATATATTAATCGTATAGATGTAACAGGTAAGATCCAAAAGATAACTAGAGAAAAGGGATCGGTGGATAGCTATGATGTAAAGGGAGGAAAAATCATCTTTTCGGGGCTAAGGAAACTAAAGCTTCAAGAGCTCTATCTATTGCAGAAGGATAAAGAAAAACAAATAACCAGCTTTAATGATTGGGTGCAAAAAGAAAGAAAAATCTCTAGTCTAGAACCTTTGACTGTAAAAACACCAGCGGGGAAAGCAGTAGATGGATGGGTTATGAAACCTACAAATATCGAAAAAGATAAAAAATACCCTGCTATATTAAATATCCATGGAGGTCCAAAGACTGTTTATGGAGAAGTGTTTTATCATGAGATGCAGTATTGGGCAGGGCAGGGTTATTATGTGTTTTTTTGCAATCCACGGGGTAGTGATGGCAAGGGCAATAGCTTTGCCGATATAAGAGGTAAATATGGAACCATTGACTTTGATGACTTAATGGCTTTTACCGATGTAGTCTTCAAAAAATATGACGGAATAGATAAAGAAAGGGTTGGAGTGACAGGAGGTTCTTATGGAGGGTTTATGACCAATTGGATAATAGGGCATACTGATAGGTTCAAAGCGGCTGTGTCACAGCGTAGCATCTCAAACTGGATTTCCATGGGGTATACAACAGATATAGGGTACTTTTTTGAAGAGGATCAAATGGCTGCAACTCCTTGGGACAATATTGAAAAAGTATGGTTCCACTCTCCCTTGAAATATGCTAACAAGGTTAACACTCCTACCCTGTTTATCCACTCTGATGAGGACTATCGCTGTTGGACCCCTGAAGCCTTGCAAATGTTTACCGCCTTAAAGTATCATGGAGTGGAATCAAGACTATGCCTGTTTAAAGGTGAAAACCATGAGCTCAGTAGAGGTGGAAGACCACAACAGCGGGTAAAAAGGCTAACAGAAATTACTCAATGGTTTGATAAGTACTTAAAGTAG
- the nikB gene encoding nickel ABC transporter permease: protein MLKYIGRRLLMLLPVLLGVSFIVFTLMYITPGNPAAIVLGEQATQREIEQLEEQMGLNDPFIVQYGRFVTGIVFEQDFGRSYQTNTPVLEAILSRFPNTLTLAALGVLVAVAIGIPVGIISATKQYSLFDNVAMVFALLGVSMPNFWQGMLLILIFSVHLGMFPPSGFSSPMHMVLPALALGTSSAAMITRMTRSSMLEVIKQDYIRTARAKGQKESVVIYRHALKNALIPVVTVVGLQFGYLLGGAVLTETVFSINGVGRLMVDSINMRDFPMVQGGVLFIALTFSLINLFVDILYAFIDPRIKAQYK, encoded by the coding sequence ATGCTTAAATATATTGGAAGAAGACTTTTGATGCTGTTGCCAGTGCTTTTAGGTGTTTCTTTTATTGTGTTTACCTTAATGTATATAACGCCAGGAAATCCAGCTGCAATAGTATTAGGTGAACAGGCAACACAAAGAGAAATTGAACAACTTGAAGAACAGATGGGGTTAAATGATCCCTTTATAGTTCAGTACGGAAGGTTTGTTACAGGTATAGTTTTTGAACAGGACTTTGGCAGATCGTATCAAACTAATACCCCAGTGTTGGAGGCGATTTTAAGCCGATTTCCCAACACTTTAACGCTGGCAGCCTTAGGTGTTTTAGTGGCTGTAGCAATCGGGATACCAGTGGGTATCATATCTGCTACAAAGCAGTATTCCTTATTTGATAACGTAGCCATGGTTTTTGCGTTGCTAGGTGTATCTATGCCAAACTTCTGGCAAGGTATGCTGTTGATTTTAATTTTTTCTGTGCATCTTGGCATGTTTCCGCCATCAGGATTTTCAAGTCCTATGCACATGGTGCTACCAGCTTTAGCTTTAGGGACAAGTTCGGCAGCTATGATTACCCGTATGACAAGATCAAGTATGCTTGAGGTTATAAAACAGGACTATATTAGAACAGCAAGAGCTAAAGGACAAAAAGAATCTGTAGTAATATATAGACACGCGTTAAAAAATGCACTTATCCCTGTAGTAACAGTTGTGGGACTTCAGTTTGGTTACCTTTTAGGGGGAGCTGTGCTAACAGAGACAGTATTTTCTATAAATGGTGTAGGAAGATTGATGGTAGATTCTATAAACATGCGTGACTTCCCTATGGTTCAGGGTGGAGTGCTATTTATTGCACTAACCTTTAGTTTGATTAACCTGTTTGTAGATATTTTATATGCGTTTATCGATCCGAGAATTAAAGCTCAATATAAGTAA
- a CDS encoding glutathione ABC transporter substrate-binding protein, which translates to MKKIALLLSLVLVLSVALVGCGGEGQLGDLDNLVVAQGSDADSLDPHATNDQPSSRVKKQIYETLITQDENMELQPGLAKEWEQIDDLTFEFVLEEGVMFHNGEELKASDVEFTLLRALDSAHVGHIVGAIDAESIEVIDDYTIRFATKEPFAPILAHLAHPASSILNQKAVEEHGDDYFRNPVGTGPYMFDSWDQGDRIELVKFDDYRGEGGHIPRITFRNIAQDSNRTIELETGDIHIAYDIVPTDIDRLEADPNVDLVVDPNFSTTYLGFNLLKEPFDNVKVRQAINYAIDVDSIIDSVMEGSGEIATGPIGPQVWGANEDLDPYGHDVEKAKELLAEAGYEDGFSTTIWTNDNRIRRDIAVMVRNQLEQIGIDAEIETMEFGAYLDETAAGNHDMFLLGWVTVTGDPDYGLYSVFHSEEHGAAGNRTFYSNDRVDELLEIGRTTVDEDVRQEAYAEAQEIIRDEAPWLFLNTGEDRTGVNAGLEGFINHPGGHHPLWDVRVAE; encoded by the coding sequence ATGAAGAAAATAGCTTTATTGTTAAGTCTAGTGCTAGTTTTATCTGTAGCCTTAGTTGGCTGTGGTGGAGAAGGACAGCTTGGCGACTTGGACAACCTGGTAGTAGCTCAAGGTTCAGATGCGGATTCACTTGACCCACATGCTACAAACGACCAACCATCTTCAAGAGTTAAAAAACAGATTTATGAAACTCTTATAACTCAAGATGAAAACATGGAATTGCAACCAGGTCTAGCTAAAGAATGGGAGCAAATTGACGACCTAACTTTTGAGTTTGTTCTTGAAGAAGGTGTTATGTTCCACAACGGAGAGGAGCTTAAAGCTAGCGATGTTGAGTTTACTCTATTGAGAGCGCTAGATTCTGCTCACGTTGGTCACATCGTTGGAGCAATTGATGCTGAAAGCATTGAAGTAATTGATGACTATACCATCAGATTTGCTACAAAAGAGCCTTTTGCACCAATTTTAGCTCACTTGGCTCATCCAGCTTCTTCAATCCTTAACCAAAAAGCGGTAGAAGAACATGGTGACGACTACTTTAGAAACCCTGTAGGTACAGGGCCATATATGTTCGATAGCTGGGACCAAGGGGATAGAATTGAGCTTGTGAAATTCGATGACTATCGCGGAGAAGGTGGACACATTCCACGCATTACCTTTAGAAACATTGCTCAAGACAGCAACAGAACAATTGAGCTAGAAACTGGCGATATCCACATCGCTTATGACATCGTTCCTACTGACATCGACAGATTAGAAGCTGATCCCAATGTTGATTTAGTAGTGGATCCTAACTTTTCAACAACTTATCTAGGTTTTAACCTTTTAAAAGAGCCGTTTGACAATGTTAAAGTACGTCAAGCTATCAACTATGCAATTGACGTAGACTCAATTATCGACTCAGTTATGGAAGGTTCTGGAGAGATTGCAACCGGACCTATAGGACCACAAGTATGGGGAGCTAATGAAGACTTAGATCCATATGGTCATGATGTTGAAAAAGCTAAAGAACTATTGGCAGAAGCTGGTTATGAAGACGGATTTAGCACAACTATTTGGACAAATGACAACAGAATTAGAAGAGATATCGCGGTTATGGTTAGAAACCAGTTAGAGCAAATTGGTATTGACGCTGAAATTGAAACTATGGAATTCGGTGCATACCTTGATGAAACAGCAGCAGGTAATCATGATATGTTCCTGCTTGGCTGGGTAACAGTAACTGGTGACCCAGATTACGGTTTATACTCAGTATTCCACTCAGAAGAGCATGGAGCTGCTGGTAACAGAACATTCTATAGCAACGATAGAGTGGACGAGCTACTAGAAATAGGTAGAACTACAGTAGATGAAGACGTAAGACAAGAAGCTTATGCAGAAGCCCAAGAAATTATCAGAGATGAAGCTCCTTGGTTGTTCCTAAACACTGGTGAAGACAGAACAGGTGTTAACGCTGGTCTTGAAGGATTTATCAACCATCCTGGTGGACATCATCCACTATGGGACGTTCGTGTAGCTGAGTAA
- a CDS encoding ABC transporter ATP-binding protein, translating to MAENILEVKNLKKHFKTPKGLLHAVDDVSFAIKQGETLGLVGESGCGKSTTGRVLLRLLEATDGEVIFEGKNILDFNRRQMRAARKNMQIIFQDPFSSLNPRMSISETISEPLIINKVYKNRKDLDARVEELMDTVGLSQRLINAYPHELDGGRRQRVGIARALSLNPKFIVQDEPVSALDVSIQAQILNLMDELQDELGLTYLFISHDLSVVKHVSDRIAVMYLGKIVEISDYGSMFKDPLHPYTQALLSAIPVPKLNAQKEMIILEGDVPSPVNPPAGCRFYGRCRHRKDACKQETPELREYAPGRFVSCHRAEELKK from the coding sequence ATGGCTGAAAATATTTTAGAGGTAAAAAATCTTAAAAAACACTTTAAAACACCTAAAGGATTACTACACGCTGTTGATGATGTAAGCTTTGCTATTAAACAGGGTGAAACTTTAGGTCTAGTTGGTGAGTCAGGTTGTGGAAAATCAACCACTGGTAGAGTTTTGTTAAGGCTGCTTGAGGCCACAGACGGGGAAGTTATTTTTGAAGGCAAAAACATTCTAGATTTTAATAGAAGGCAAATGCGAGCGGCAAGAAAGAATATGCAAATTATTTTTCAAGACCCGTTTTCATCACTTAACCCAAGAATGAGCATTAGCGAAACAATTTCTGAACCCCTTATTATAAACAAAGTTTATAAAAACAGAAAAGATTTAGACGCAAGGGTAGAAGAACTTATGGACACAGTTGGGCTTTCGCAAAGACTTATAAATGCTTACCCTCATGAGCTTGACGGAGGTAGAAGACAAAGGGTAGGTATTGCAAGAGCGTTATCCTTAAATCCCAAATTTATCGTACAAGACGAGCCGGTATCAGCGTTGGACGTTTCAATTCAAGCGCAGATCCTTAACCTAATGGATGAACTTCAAGATGAACTAGGATTGACTTATCTGTTTATATCACACGACTTAAGTGTTGTAAAACACGTTAGTGATAGAATAGCTGTTATGTACCTTGGTAAAATTGTGGAGATTTCTGATTATGGTTCTATGTTTAAAGATCCTCTCCATCCTTATACTCAAGCTCTGTTGTCGGCTATTCCAGTTCCAAAATTGAATGCTCAAAAAGAGATGATTATCTTGGAAGGGGACGTACCAAGTCCCGTTAATCCCCCTGCAGGATGTAGGTTCTATGGAAGGTGTAGACACAGAAAAGATGCTTGTAAGCAAGAAACACCTGAGCTTAGAGAATATGCACCAGGCAGATTTGTATCGTGTCACCGTGCGGAAGAACTTAAAAAGTAG